The Anaerolineae bacterium genome contains the following window.
GCGCGAGCCGCTTCCTCCCAGCGGGTCACATCGGTGACGTAGATGCGCGTCCGTACCACATCGGCCAGCGTCGCGCCCGCCGCTTCAAGCGCAGCCCCGATCTTGCTCAGGATGTAAGCTGTTTGAGCATAGACATCGCCCGGCCCAACCAGACGCCCCTGCTCATCGGTCGCCGTTGTACCGGAGACGAACACCAGATCGCCAACACGTACAGCCCGCGAGTAGCCAGCGATTCCCTCCCAGACCGTGCCGGAAGCAATGTTCTGGCGCTGCATGGACCTCTCCCTCAATCGATCACGATCAGCGATGGGTAGCCGGTGGTCAGCGGCTCGCCGCCGCCGGGCCGGACTATAACAACATCTTCCACCCGCGCCGCCGGCCCCCAGGGGACGAGGATACTCGGCTCCACCGTGAAGAGCATCCCTTCCGCCAGTACGGTCTCGTCCCCCGCCGTCAGGAAGGGCGGCTCATGCACGTCCAGGCCGATGCCATGCCCCAGCCGGTGGCGGAAGTTCGGGCCATACCCGGCCTCTTCAATCACCTGCCGCGCGGCAGCATCTGCCTGGGCCGCTGTCGCCTGACCGGCCCGCAGCGCGGCGATCCCCGCTGCCTGCGAAGCCATCACCAGTTCATGCACACGCTGCATTTCCTCATCCGGCTGGCCAAAGTAGACTGTACGCCCGTAGTCGTAGCAGTAACCCTCGTAGATCGCGCCGAAGTCAAACAGGATGGCCACCGGCGGCTTGAGCGGACGGTGCCAGGTTTGCTCGTGCTTGCCGAAGATCAGTTCGTGGTGTGGGCCGGTATTGTAAAGCGCCGTGGTAAAGGATGGCCCCAGCGATCCATGACGGCGCAGTTGATAATCTACCTCGGCCATGATCTCCAGTTCGGTGATGCCATGGCGAAGCCTGGGCAGTACATCGGCGAAAGCTGCCTCTGTGATCGCCCCGGCCCGGCGCATGATGGCGATCTCTGCTTCGCTCTTGATCGCCCGCAGCGGGCGCAGCAGATCGGTGGCGGAGACAAAGGTCGCGCCGGGGAAGATCGCGTGCAGGCGGGAAGCGGTCTCCGCCCGTGCGCGGTCACCGAGGGCGATGCGTGGCCCGGGCGGCACACCAAATCGCGCCGCAATCTCGCGCACCAGCGCCGCCGGATCGTCGTGATCGCCCAGGATACGCAGCTCAACGCCGGTGGAATCGGCCAGACCGCCAAATTCCGCCGTCATACGCGGCAGGGCCAGCAGGGGCGCGCCCTGTGGGGCCATCCACAACCCCTCCAGCCATGCGCCAGGGTGGATCGTCGCCCCGAAGTTAGGGAAGTCGCGGGGCACACCGGTCAGATACTGCAAATCGGCGGAAACCGGCAGAAAGGCCAGATCAGCGCTGTGTCCAAGCGCCTCCTGAAACCGTTGCTGGCGTTCGCTGTAGTTCATGTAAACCTCTCTCCGGAGCAGTAAGCGAGCTATTCGGGTACACCCGGCGGCATGAACCAGCAGCAGCCGGGCGCCCGGTCGCGCTTTATTGTCACCGAATCGCGCCGGGATGCAACCCGGCTGTGCCGCAGTCATGACGCACAGAACATCAGCGATCCAGTCGTCGGGCGAAAGAGGGGTGAGAACAGGCTGCCGGCCAGAACCATGCCCGTGCTGCCAGCGGTCATCTTTCGCCTATCTCCCGGCTCGCTGACTTTCCAGCCCGGGACACAGATCAGACCAACAGGATTGACTCCAGATGGATTTTACCCTATGCTGATAAGTAGCGGTATATACCACCATAGACCAAAGAAGTCCGAATGCCCGGGCAGCGCGTCAGGGGGAGACACGCCGTGAACGTGCAGCCGCATTCATCCGAGCCGTTCTACATCCAGATCAAGAACTACCTGCAGATGCAGATTCAGACGGGCGCCTACCCGGTCGGCGCACGGCTGCCTTCCGAGCGCGAACTGGCCGAGCAGTTCAATGTCAGCCGGATGACTGCCCGCCAGGCCCTGCTCCTGCTGGCCCGCGAGGGCCTGACTTACACCCGCGTCGGCAAGGGCACCTATGTTTCCCCGCCCAAGTTTGACCAGGACCTGGATGCCCTGCGCAGTTTTACCGAAGAGATGCGCCAGCGCGGGGTGGAACCTTCCAGCCGCGT
Protein-coding sequences here:
- a CDS encoding RidA family protein — encoded protein: MQRQNIASGTVWEGIAGYSRAVRVGDLVFVSGTTATDEQGRLVGPGDVYAQTAYILSKIGAALEAAGATLADVVRTRIYVTDVTRWEEAARAHAEVFGAIRPANTLIEVSRLVGDGYLVEVEADAVIGASGQGADA
- a CDS encoding aminopeptidase P family protein — its product is MNYSERQQRFQEALGHSADLAFLPVSADLQYLTGVPRDFPNFGATIHPGAWLEGLWMAPQGAPLLALPRMTAEFGGLADSTGVELRILGDHDDPAALVREIAARFGVPPGPRIALGDRARAETASRLHAIFPGATFVSATDLLRPLRAIKSEAEIAIMRRAGAITEAAFADVLPRLRHGITELEIMAEVDYQLRRHGSLGPSFTTALYNTGPHHELIFGKHEQTWHRPLKPPVAILFDFGAIYEGYCYDYGRTVYFGQPDEEMQRVHELVMASQAAGIAALRAGQATAAQADAAARQVIEEAGYGPNFRHRLGHGIGLDVHEPPFLTAGDETVLAEGMLFTVEPSILVPWGPAARVEDVVIVRPGGGEPLTTGYPSLIVID